ATGAAAATGAAGATTGACAAGCCGAAATCATACTAATCACTGGTGATAGGAAACTGACACAAATCGTTTCAGTTAATTAGTGGTTGTTACCAGAAATAGTATCCAGGGTATGAGAGGCAAACAAAGTTCTCCGTATTCTCCCTGCTTCGACAAGAAGATTTGCCAGCCCGCGGTGCTGGAACTGTGCCTAACCAATATCCACAACAATAACACAAATAAATGTGTAACTTTTCTTTTTGAAACGTATCGGCAGGAGAGCTGCTTGTTGTATTAATTAGAGAGGAAAAAGCCTGTTACACAACGAATAAATGTGTAACAGAAGTGTTTGCATCGTTCACAACATGAAAGATATAAAAGGTTTATTAGTCGGGCTAGTTTGTAGAGGTAGTGGGAACAAATCACACCTGCAGTAGTCAAAACACGGAAAGGTATGATAGGCTTTGCATAGTCTGCGTTGCATCATTTGCACTGCTTGGATGTAACCAGAGCAGGGGCGGAGCCGAAATGGCCTCGCAGCTCGGGCTAAAATAAGTGGGCAAGTGTTAGGTTGATGAAAATGGACCAGATGCTAGTATTTTTGGCCTAAATACTAGATGATGTACACCGGAGCATCTGGGCTGGGCCTGTGCTGCAGCACGCCTAGCACAGGCCCTGGCTCCGCCCCTAACCGAGAGTAACTTCCTGATGATTTTCAGTCACAGGCGCATTTTTCATTCCTGTGCTTTGAAGAATGCATGGCTAGAACGTGCCTTGTCAATTGTCATAGAGAATTTAATCAAGATTGACTAGTGCCTCGAGACAAGTAGCCAATTGTACCATGCATGCTATCCGGCTCAAACCGACAGCCACATCCCTTTCATTTGTTTTTCAAAACGTGGGCAATTAAACCCCAATGAGTGACTACGGATAGAGGGCAAAATGAGAACCACACAGTTGCCTCGAGCTGCTCTGGCAACATCAAAATCATCGATTTGAAAGGCTACCTACCATTGAAAAACGCTGTTGTGGCAACCATGAAACGTAGCAACGCAGCCCCGAGCGACCACGAATCCGTCACCGAAACAGCAGTATAAATCTACAGCCATGGATGCCATTTTTTCTGAAAGTGTACGCATCATCGAGACCAGCTCCAGAGGACATCTCCACACTCTCATTTTGCAAGAACCCCGGTCATGGAGGGCGCTATTCCCATTGCTACGAACACAAGGTATATGTCATGTTTCCCTGCTGCGTTGTTGCTTGCAGTCTCACAAGAAAAATGTAGCTTTGCTCAGTATATGGAAAACCTACTATGTTTTGTTCATCGAGAATAAAAAACTAGTCCAACCTACAAGAAACTTGGCAGCTTGATGTTAGAAAGATTAGACACCTAAAGTCACCACAACTAGATGTTGAActttggttgttctgctctACCTCCACACTTTTAACTAACTATGCGAGGTCCAGTACTTAAAAATAAGAAAGAGGTATATCCAACTTTAAGTTACAGAGAATTCGAACCTTGCTAATGGGGTTGCTTACGCAACCCCCCTATACTCCATAGATACAGCCGTATTGTATATTCATCTAATAAGAACAATATTGGCCCAATTCAATGAAAAGTTATTCCACTTTTAGGTTTCTTAGGTATGCGATAACGCGAACTAGACAAATAGTATGAAACAAAGTTAGTAGCACAGTGGTGTTCATGATCATCACATATTTTTCAGGATTGCTGTGGTCACTGGTGGGAACAAAGGGATCGGATTTGAGGTATGCCGGCAGCTGGCTAGCAAAGGCATCACCGTCATCTTAACAGCGCGGAACGAGAAGAGGGGTTCAGCTgctgtccaggagctcaaagaTGCAGGACTCCATAATGTCATTTTCCATCAATTGGACATCACTGATGCTCCGGGCATTGCTCGATTGGCTGATTTCTTGAAGGCCCGTTTTGGAAGGATAGACTTCCTGGTAGGTTAATTACCCTTGGAAAACTTGAGATGGTTTGGAAATCACAGGGCCGGGACTGATAGATCCAGTGAACAATCTGTAGGTGAACAATGGTGCACTTGGTGCTGTTGAGTATGTCGAAGATCCTGCTAATATTGCAGCAACGAGCGAGGAAGAGGTGAGCTTTACGTCATTGGCTAATCAGAGGTTTTAGCAGATAATAACTCTGGCAGTATATTATTCCATGCATAGTAGAACTGACAAATGGCAATAAGTCATCTTATTCAATTTGAAGCCTCCACAACGCATTCTAACTTATATCTTATGTCAAACAAACTGACCAAGTTTTTCTGTTGTTTGTATTCGTGCAACAGTTGCGTGGCATGAGTAAGGAGGAGAGGGAAGTATGGATGTATTCGAAGGTCAGGGAGACTTTGCCCGCCGCAAAGGAAGGCATTCGCACCAACTACTATGGAACCAAGGATGTAACCGAAGGCTTGCTGCCCCTCCTGAAAGCTGCCCCGGATGGCAGAATCCTTTTCGTCTCCTCTGACTTTGGGCTCATAGGGGTAAAGCTCTTGTTGTGGTTAGGGTAACACCTCCTGTCTTTATATGGAATGATGGTAAATCTGGAATGCTGGCTTCCGATGTGTAGCAACTCAAAGACGAGCAACTGAAGAAGGAGCTCGACGACATTGACAATCTCACCGAGAAGAAGCTGGACGAGATGCTGACCACGTACCTGAAGGACTTCGAGGCCGGCGCACTGGAGGCGCGGGGGTGGCCGACGCATTTCTCGGCGTACAGGATGGGCCTGGTCGCCATGAACGCGTACTCGAGGATCATCGCCAGGAGACACCACGAGCTGTGCATCAACTGTGCCAACCCTGGCTACATCAAGACAGACATGTCCGTGTACACCGGGACCCTGACGCCCGCGGAAGGCGCCAACAACCTGCTCAAGGTCCTGCTGCTGCCGCAGGGTGGGCCGACCGGCAAGTACTTCGACGAGGGCACGGAAGCGCCGTTCGTGTGATGTGGCCGCGCGCTGGCCCTCGACCTGCTTGTTACCTCCGGACGTGCAAGTTCGTCTGCTGCATTGAGACTGAGAATAAAGCGTTCCTGCTATGTGCTGCTTTCGGATTAATTTCAAATAAATGACTACTGTTGAGTACTGTTCTGAGATGCTATGGCTGTTGGGATTTAGTTTCTTCTGTTACAACATTGGTTGTTGAAAGAATATCCCAAATCTGCTTAAATTGTAAAATTGTTCAAAAACTAACCAGAAAACAAACATATCTGTTTCCAAATTAGCTGATAATAAGAAACATGTTGTTGACATCGATTTAAAGAATCTATGTAATTAATAAATGATGAAACGTGCATAAAAAATTGATCCTCCTATACCTGCCCGCAAGACGCTACTCCCTCAGTATACCTGCCCGCAAGACGCTACTCCCTCAGTTCCGAATTATAGGTTGTTTTGTCTTTCTTAGATTTATAGTTTTTGTTATGCATCTAAATATACGCTATGTTTAGATATATAGTAAAAACCTGTAAATCTAGATAACCTAAAATGATATgtaatttgaaacggagggagtacaagaTTTGCATATATGGAGATGCAGTTTGTTGTTTGTAAAATTTATGAGGAAAGTAATTTTTACACGTGTGTTTTGTAGCAGGGACTAAAGGTTGAGGGCGATGGCCTTGTTTGGTTGTGTATCGCTCTGATTTAACACTAACAGATTATAAACGTGGTGTTATTGAAATTTCTCTATCAGACAACATAGATAAAATAGGGTTCTTCTGTTTTGCATAATAACCAATCAGCTTGATTGATGAACATATTGACAGATGTGGGCACGAAGCCCAACAAGAAAATTGCACGTTTTCGAGTACGACACCTTGGCAGGACAAGCAGGCCAATTGTCCACACACTGACCACGTACAGACAAGGAAACCAAACCAAATCCGCGCATATAGATATGATCTGTATCCATAATTGGCCATGCAACGATTGCGGATGGACCACCAAACGAAAGCATCATATAGTTATAAGCTGATTGCAACTATATGATTCATCAATTTGTGTAGCATCCGTTCATTGCTAATACGATTGCAACGTCTACATTCTTGTGTTTTTATAAGGGAATGAAATGGTTTTCTTTCGATGTTCTCTACAATTTTTCTGAATCCACACATCCTCCTAGCTAGCATCCAGGGATATAACCACGGCCGGAGAACGCAgcattagtcccggttggaaaaCTGAATTTCTAGAAGTTTCACAACCGGAACTATGATTTTGGGACTAAATTAGTTTCCGTTGGGAACGCAGGATTAGTCCCCGTTGAGTGATGGGACTAAAGCCCACCGTTAGCTCCATTGGTTATACCAACTGGGACTAAATAtgtcttttttatttttctgaTTTGTTATTTTTaattcttttttattttaattATATTTTTGTATATTAATATACATATTCTATACTAGTGCTATACGTCTGTATACGTTCGAGTACGAAACCCATTAAGGTACATACAAATTGATATATATTACAAAATGTATCAAATTAATAATTAACTGAAagatatatacatatatttcaaaatgtatgaaAGCAACAAAG
Above is a genomic segment from Panicum hallii strain FIL2 chromosome 8, PHallii_v3.1, whole genome shotgun sequence containing:
- the LOC112902890 gene encoding (-)-isopiperitenone reductase-like, whose translation is MEGAIPIATNTRIAVVTGGNKGIGFEVCRQLASKGITVILTARNEKRGSAAVQELKDAGLHNVIFHQLDITDAPGIARLADFLKARFGRIDFLVNNGALGAVEYVEDPANIAATSEEELRGMSKEEREVWMYSKVRETLPAAKEGIRTNYYGTKDVTEGLLPLLKAAPDGRILFVSSDFGLIGQLKDEQLKKELDDIDNLTEKKLDEMLTTYLKDFEAGALEARGWPTHFSAYRMGLVAMNAYSRIIARRHHELCINCANPGYIKTDMSVYTGTLTPAEGANNLLKVLLLPQGGPTGKYFDEGTEAPFV